From the genome of Scytonema hofmannii PCC 7110, one region includes:
- the smc gene encoding chromosome segregation protein SMC — protein MVHIKRVELTNFKSFGGTTSVPLLSEFTVISGPNGSGKSNILDALLFCLGLASSKGMRADRLPDLVNNNQTAKGKASIEASVTVTFDLSDLVVDDVHQVPDVVIDEEPDVTDLTTSEETDRQEESEEEKYRKTKIQAKSGVEWSVTRRLRVTSQGTYTSNYYINGVSCTLTELHEELEKLRIHPEGYNVVLQGDVTSIISMNSRERREIIDELAGVAAFDRKIIQAKGTLDEVKEKEDSCRIVETELTAQRDRLSQDRAKAEKYQKLRTEYQEKQLWETVLSWRSLQAQQEKLATQIAEGDRTKSELTNQLATLKSEIAQKTNVLEQLNAHVKALGEEQLLAVQSTLATQEAERKQLQRQQTELETAIQETIKRQQQTQQEIQQHQQTLEQLAQNEIEQTQYISSRQIQRDEAQQELEKSREIAAEIASASEAWVQQQTTLNRQVEAVQQTVDPQRTEQAQLRERNNQLQQLIQEQTELIQTLEPQLAEKQAQFVDVGTSHSASLPQVEQLAETLKATEQELQIQQDTQKRLLQEQRDKQRSLDKLEAQQAAQQEVQGTQASKVILQSGMPGVCGMVVQLGRVEPRYHLALEISAGARLGHIVVEDDSIASAGIELLKQKRAGRATFLPLTKIQAPKLTQDFTLRYANGFVNYAVNLIECDRRYKDVFAYVFGNTVVFESLHQARQHLGLYRIVTLDGELLETSGAMTGGSTTQRSALRFGTVEATESEEVASLKSRLSDIEKVLERCGEAISSLSVRTKQLTQELTEARQSRREQQLQLEQLQKDIKSLTAQLEGTRSQLTQNQEKLAQAQSRLEVLDRELPGQEQQLQQLRQALTELEQSQTPQEWQQIQATIKIQEQQLQQREGALRESEQRLKNLENQQQRLQEKIQESSNRIQEYQEQQTSSTEALQRVSTQVREINTQIAEIRANLSEMEQNLGEEKQQRDRTEQELRSQVTREQQLEWEQQKLQETQQTRRSEFATLQEQLRTVGAELPSPLPEVPDKVDLEDLQKELRSLAKRLQGMEPVNMLALEQYERTQKRLEGLSEKLQTLEGERTELLLRIENFTTLRQRAFKEAFDAVNENFQSIFATLSEGDGHLQLDNPEDPFNSGLNLVAHPKGKPVQRLASMSGGEKSLTALSFIFALQRYRPSPFYAFDEVDMFLDGANVERLAKMIKQQAQQAQFIVVSLRRPMIESAERTIGVTQARGAYTQVLGIKLQSNHTNA, from the coding sequence ATGGTGCATATAAAACGGGTAGAACTCACAAACTTCAAATCCTTCGGCGGTACAACCTCTGTCCCCTTGCTGTCAGAGTTTACTGTCATTTCTGGACCCAACGGTTCCGGGAAATCCAATATTCTCGACGCCCTGCTTTTTTGCCTTGGGCTAGCCAGTTCAAAAGGAATGCGAGCCGATCGCCTACCCGATTTGGTCAACAATAATCAAACTGCAAAGGGAAAAGCCAGCATTGAAGCTAGCGTTACGGTGACATTTGATTTGTCAGACTTAGTTGTGGATGACGTACACCAAGTCCCAGATGTGGTAATAGATGAAGAACCCGATGTTACAGATTTAACAACTTCTGAGGAAACTGATCGCCAGGAAGAAAGCGAAGAGGAAAAATATCGTAAAACTAAAATTCAAGCAAAATCTGGTGTGGAATGGAGCGTCACCAGAAGGCTGAGAGTCACAAGCCAAGGAACCTACACCTCAAATTATTACATCAACGGTGTTTCCTGCACCCTCACAGAACTACACGAAGAACTAGAGAAACTGCGGATTCACCCTGAAGGTTACAATGTCGTACTCCAAGGGGATGTCACCAGCATTATTTCCATGAACTCTCGCGAGAGACGGGAAATTATTGATGAACTAGCAGGAGTAGCAGCATTTGACCGTAAAATTATCCAAGCCAAAGGAACTTTAGATGAAGTTAAAGAAAAGGAAGATAGCTGTCGCATTGTGGAGACAGAGTTAACCGCACAACGCGATCGCCTCTCCCAAGATCGTGCTAAAGCAGAAAAATACCAAAAACTTCGTACTGAGTATCAAGAAAAACAACTATGGGAAACCGTTTTATCATGGCGTTCCCTACAAGCCCAGCAAGAAAAGTTAGCGACACAAATCGCTGAAGGCGATCGCACAAAGAGCGAACTCACCAACCAACTTGCAACCCTAAAATCAGAAATCGCCCAAAAAACCAACGTACTCGAACAACTCAACGCCCATGTCAAAGCATTGGGAGAAGAGCAACTTTTAGCAGTACAATCCACTCTAGCCACCCAAGAAGCAGAACGCAAGCAACTTCAACGTCAACAAACGGAACTAGAAACAGCAATCCAAGAAACCATCAAACGCCAGCAACAAACACAGCAGGAAATTCAACAGCACCAGCAAACCTTAGAACAACTCGCACAAAATGAGATTGAACAAACCCAGTACATCTCATCAAGACAAATCCAACGAGATGAAGCACAACAAGAATTAGAAAAATCTCGTGAGATAGCCGCAGAAATTGCTTCCGCCTCAGAAGCTTGGGTACAGCAACAAACAACCCTCAACCGTCAAGTAGAAGCCGTACAGCAAACCGTCGATCCCCAACGCACGGAACAAGCCCAGTTAAGAGAGCGCAATAACCAATTACAGCAGCTGATCCAAGAACAAACGGAACTGATTCAAACTTTAGAACCCCAGCTAGCAGAAAAACAAGCGCAATTCGTTGATGTCGGGACTAGCCATAGCGCTTCTCTACCACAGGTTGAACAACTCGCCGAAACTTTAAAAGCTACAGAACAAGAACTGCAAATCCAACAAGATACCCAAAAGCGTCTCTTGCAAGAACAGAGGGATAAACAACGCTCCTTGGATAAGCTAGAAGCACAACAAGCAGCCCAGCAAGAAGTCCAAGGAACCCAAGCCAGCAAAGTCATTTTGCAATCGGGTATGCCTGGAGTCTGCGGAATGGTTGTACAGTTGGGACGCGTGGAACCCCGCTATCATTTGGCTTTGGAAATTTCTGCAGGTGCGCGTTTGGGGCATATAGTTGTGGAAGATGACAGCATAGCATCAGCTGGAATTGAATTGCTCAAGCAAAAACGTGCTGGTAGGGCAACTTTTCTCCCACTGACGAAAATTCAAGCTCCAAAATTGACGCAAGATTTCACCTTGCGTTATGCTAACGGCTTTGTCAATTATGCTGTTAACTTGATTGAATGCGATCGCCGTTACAAAGATGTGTTTGCTTACGTTTTTGGCAATACGGTGGTGTTTGAAAGTTTACATCAAGCACGTCAGCACTTGGGATTGTATAGAATAGTAACGTTAGATGGAGAATTGTTAGAAACCAGTGGAGCCATGACTGGTGGTAGTACAACTCAGCGTTCGGCGTTGCGGTTTGGTACGGTGGAAGCAACGGAATCTGAGGAAGTTGCCAGTTTGAAGAGTCGATTATCGGATATTGAAAAGGTTTTAGAGCGTTGTGGTGAAGCAATAAGTTCTCTGTCAGTCAGAACAAAACAACTGACACAAGAACTCACCGAAGCCAGACAGTCGCGGCGAGAACAGCAGTTACAGTTGGAACAGCTACAGAAAGACATTAAGAGTTTGACAGCGCAGTTAGAAGGAACGCGATCGCAATTAACTCAAAACCAGGAAAAGTTAGCACAGGCTCAATCTCGCTTGGAAGTCTTAGATCGGGAATTACCAGGACAAGAGCAACAATTGCAACAGTTAAGACAAGCTTTGACAGAGTTAGAACAGTCCCAAACTCCTCAAGAATGGCAACAAATTCAAGCGACTATCAAAATTCAAGAGCAACAATTACAACAAAGGGAAGGAGCCTTACGAGAATCCGAGCAAAGACTGAAAAATTTAGAAAACCAGCAGCAGCGTTTGCAAGAGAAAATTCAAGAAAGCTCAAACCGCATCCAAGAATATCAAGAGCAACAAACATCATCAACAGAAGCTCTACAGCGCGTATCTACACAAGTCAGAGAAATCAACACTCAAATTGCAGAAATTCGGGCAAATTTGAGTGAAATGGAACAGAATTTAGGAGAAGAAAAACAACAACGCGATCGCACAGAACAAGAATTGCGATCGCAAGTTACCAGAGAGCAACAGTTGGAATGGGAACAGCAAAAGCTGCAAGAAACCCAACAAACAAGGCGATCTGAGTTTGCGACATTGCAAGAGCAATTGCGTACAGTAGGAGCAGAATTACCCAGCCCATTGCCAGAAGTTCCAGATAAAGTAGATTTAGAAGACCTGCAAAAAGAATTGCGATCGCTAGCCAAACGCCTACAGGGAATGGAACCCGTCAATATGCTAGCGTTGGAACAGTACGAGCGTACCCAAAAGCGCTTAGAAGGACTCAGCGAAAAACTCCAGACTTTAGAAGGAGAACGCACCGAACTTTTGTTGCGAATTGAAAACTTTACCACCTTACGCCAACGCGCATTCAAAGAAGCTTTCGATGCGGTGAATGAAAATTTTCAATCCATCTTCGCTACCCTTTCCGAAGGCGACGGTCACTTGCAACTCGACAATCCAGAAGACCCATTTAACAGTGGATTGAACCTAGTTGCACACCCCAAAGGCAAACCAGTACAGCGACTGGCTTCTATGTCCGGAGGGGAAAAATCCCTGACAGCTTTAAGCTTTATTTTTGCGCTCCAACGCTACCGTCCATCACCATTTTACGCTTTTGATGAAGTTGATATGTTTTTAGATGGGGCAAACGTAGAACGATTAGCTAAAATGATTAAGCAACAGGCACAACAAGCACAATTTATTGTTGTCAGTTTGCGCCGACCGATGATAGAATCAGCCGAACGTACAATCGGCGTGACTCAAGCTAGAGGAGCGTACACCCAAGTTTTGGGTATCAAGTTACAATCCAACCATACAAATGCTTGA
- a CDS encoding DUF1778 domain-containing protein, with protein MSTSSEVKTTQIEITLNEEQKQTLEKAAAMRCLTLSEYLVELAINAATEEIPEPESMVLSEQDWEIFVSAIENPPELNPRLKAAIQKYKNESEKK; from the coding sequence ATGTCAACATCAAGTGAAGTAAAAACTACTCAAATCGAAATTACACTTAATGAAGAACAGAAGCAAACTCTGGAAAAAGCTGCTGCTATGAGGTGTTTAACCTTGAGTGAGTATCTAGTTGAATTGGCTATAAATGCAGCAACAGAAGAAATACCAGAACCAGAGTCTATGGTTCTTTCTGAACAGGATTGGGAAATTTTTGTATCAGCTATAGAAAACCCTCCAGAACTCAATCCAAGGTTGAAAGCAGCTATCCAAAAATATAAGAATGAATCCGAAAAGAAATAA
- a CDS encoding DUF433 domain-containing protein, which produces MQLEDYFDFQRPDDIRLKGTRVGIETVLYEYIYRARTPEEIANIYTSLTLEQVYATILYYLHNKEAVSTYIADWLEWSHRMREEQRRNPPPVVVKLMKLKAEREAMKKVNLRTRSECSSYCLALLPSPSHLVLKSASQCG; this is translated from the coding sequence ATGCAATTAGAAGATTACTTCGATTTTCAGCGTCCTGATGATATTCGGTTGAAAGGTACAAGAGTAGGAATTGAAACTGTTCTTTACGAGTACATTTATCGTGCTCGGACTCCTGAGGAAATTGCAAATATTTATACATCACTTACACTGGAACAGGTTTATGCAACAATTCTCTATTACTTGCATAATAAAGAAGCAGTTAGCACGTATATAGCTGACTGGTTGGAATGGAGCCACAGAATGCGAGAAGAACAGCGACGGAATCCGCCACCAGTTGTAGTCAAATTAATGAAACTGAAAGCTGAAAGAGAAGCAATGAAGAAGGTAAATCTAAGGACTCGTTCTGAATGTAGTAGCTACTGTCTGGCTCTCCTCCCTTCTCCAAGTCATCTCGTGTTAAAGTCAGCGAGCCAGTGCGGCTAA
- the tnpA gene encoding IS200/IS605 family transposase, producing MAKFSPDEYRHEGNAVSLLNYHFVFIPKRRKKVLVGRIAERLQEIICDVCNENRWKIVAMEIMPDHVHLFINAKPTDNPSLIMNRVKGRASHFLRKEFPELLKLPTLWTPSYFVSTAGNICTETVKRYIAQQRE from the coding sequence ATGGCTAAATTTTCTCCTGACGAGTACAGACACGAAGGGAATGCAGTCTCACTACTCAACTACCATTTCGTTTTCATTCCTAAGCGTAGAAAAAAAGTATTAGTTGGTCGTATAGCTGAAAGACTACAAGAAATTATTTGTGATGTTTGCAACGAAAACCGATGGAAGATTGTGGCAATGGAAATTATGCCTGACCACGTGCATCTATTTATTAATGCTAAACCTACCGACAACCCGTCCTTGATTATGAATCGTGTTAAAGGAAGAGCATCTCATTTCTTGCGTAAAGAGTTTCCTGAATTACTTAAACTCCCTACTTTATGGACTCCCAGCTATTTTGTTTCAACTGCTGGTAATATTTGTACGGAAACCGTGAAGCGGTATATTGCACAACAGAGAGAATAG
- a CDS encoding RNA-guided endonuclease InsQ/TnpB family protein: MAELIQTQLIRIKLPQFETNILEFICKRSNSLWNQAIYYINQNHKLTHPGNLPSVPYEQMAHDLKEELNYKLLYSQSAQQTLKSVAEGFKSFKELLPMWRRGELPHLNSEPKPPSYRKKGGLFQVSYPKQALTFDLGISFVRIPLGAELKTLEGISELFLPTPTNIDPEQIRELTIVPRNGEFYAAYSYAAKSPDAVKLDKMKALGIDHGKNNWLTCVSNIGTSFIVDGLHIKSLNQWFNKQVATLKEGKPQGFWSKHLASITEKRNRQMRDAVNKASRIVIDHCLKQSIGTIVFGWNPGQKQRVDMGKKGNQSFVQIPTAKLKDRIEQLCKLHGIDFVETEEAYTSKSSFFDGDELPKHGEKPIGYKPSGKRVKRGLYRTGNKNWYINADCNGAANILRKVNTMLGINLDGVCRETLTAPVRLHLWHVASKQPLPKTA, encoded by the coding sequence TTGGCAGAACTCATACAAACTCAACTCATTCGCATTAAACTACCCCAGTTTGAGACAAACATTCTGGAATTTATCTGTAAGCGTTCCAACAGTCTCTGGAATCAAGCTATCTATTACATTAATCAGAACCACAAGCTAACTCATCCTGGCAACTTACCAAGCGTGCCTTATGAGCAAATGGCGCATGATTTGAAGGAAGAGCTTAACTATAAACTGCTCTATTCTCAGTCAGCACAACAAACATTAAAATCTGTCGCTGAAGGATTTAAAAGCTTCAAAGAACTGCTTCCTATGTGGCGTAGAGGGGAATTGCCGCATTTAAATTCAGAGCCAAAACCGCCTAGCTATAGGAAAAAAGGAGGGCTGTTTCAAGTCTCATACCCAAAGCAAGCACTTACTTTTGATTTAGGAATTTCGTTTGTTCGTATTCCTTTAGGGGCTGAATTGAAAACCTTGGAAGGAATAAGCGAACTGTTTCTTCCTACTCCGACAAACATTGACCCAGAACAAATTAGAGAACTAACTATTGTTCCCAGAAACGGGGAGTTCTACGCTGCCTACTCCTATGCGGCAAAGTCTCCAGATGCCGTTAAGCTCGACAAAATGAAAGCGCTGGGTATTGACCACGGTAAAAATAACTGGCTAACCTGTGTGTCTAATATTGGGACTTCGTTCATTGTTGACGGGTTGCATATCAAATCGCTTAATCAATGGTTTAATAAACAGGTTGCAACTTTGAAAGAAGGTAAACCTCAAGGTTTTTGGAGTAAACATCTTGCGAGCATCACCGAGAAACGCAACCGACAAATGCGAGATGCGGTTAACAAAGCATCTCGTATTGTGATTGACCATTGCTTAAAACAAAGCATTGGGACAATTGTATTTGGGTGGAACCCAGGACAAAAACAGAGAGTTGATATGGGCAAGAAAGGCAATCAGTCTTTTGTCCAAATACCCACGGCTAAATTGAAAGATCGGATTGAACAGCTGTGCAAACTGCACGGTATTGATTTTGTAGAAACTGAAGAAGCGTACACTTCAAAATCTTCATTCTTTGATGGTGACGAATTGCCGAAACATGGTGAGAAACCCATAGGCTATAAACCATCTGGGAAAAGAGTGAAGCGGGGATTGTACCGTACTGGAAATAAAAATTGGTATATCAACGCAGATTGTAACGGTGCTGCTAATATTCTGCGTAAAGTAAACACGATGTTGGGTATAAACCTTGACGGAGTGTGTAGGGAGACTTTGACGGCTCCAGTCAGGCTACATCTTTGGCACGTTGCGAGTAAGCAGCCTCTGCCAAAGACGGCTTGA
- a CDS encoding DUF433 domain-containing protein: MQLEDYFDFQRPDDIRLKGTRVGIETVLYDFIHRCRTPEEIVESYPSVTLEQVYATILYYLHNKEAVSAYMSNWLEWSHRMREEQRRNPSPVVVKLMKLKAEREAKKKTHGSQISS, from the coding sequence ATGCAATTAGAAGATTACTTCGATTTTCAACGTCCTGATGATATTCGTCTGAAAGGTACTAGAGTAGGTATTGAAACTGTCCTTTATGATTTTATACATCGTTGTCGGACTCCAGAGGAAATTGTCGAAAGCTATCCATCGGTCACTTTAGAACAGGTCTATGCTACTATCCTCTATTACCTACATAATAAAGAAGCAGTTAGTGCCTACATGAGTAATTGGTTGGAATGGAGCCATAGAATGCGAGAAGAACAACGTCGCAATCCTTCGCCAGTTGTTGTTAAGCTTATGAAACTTAAAGCCGAACGAGAGGCAAAGAAGAAAACACATGGCTCTCAAATATCTTCTTGA
- a CDS encoding DUF5615 family PIN-like protein, with protein sequence MALKYLLDENVDKVYQRQFLRRSLNLVMWVVGDPGAPPRGTLDPEILDWCEEHNFLLVTNNRTSMPVHLADHIAQGRHIPGIFILNDKLTIGETVDELILIAEGSFEGEYQDQIVHLPLP encoded by the coding sequence ATGGCTCTCAAATATCTTCTTGATGAAAATGTTGATAAGGTTTATCAACGTCAATTTTTGCGGAGAAGTTTAAACCTTGTCATGTGGGTGGTTGGAGATCCGGGTGCTCCTCCGAGAGGCACATTAGACCCGGAAATATTAGATTGGTGTGAGGAGCATAATTTCTTATTGGTAACTAATAATCGTACATCTATGCCCGTACATTTGGCTGACCACATTGCTCAAGGTCGTCACATCCCTGGAATTTTTATATTAAATGATAAATTAACTATTGGTGAAACTGTTGATGAGTTAATCTTAATTGCAGAGGGATCTTTTGAAGGTGAGTATCAAGACCAAATTGTTCATTTGCCGTTGCCTTAA
- the pruA gene encoding L-glutamate gamma-semialdehyde dehydrogenase: MVLQVKTSTYEAKTQEIAKQLLAATQESRSFFAALRDQMRWDDKLLAWAMSNPGLRVQLFRFIDTLPALRSKPEIAAHLQEYLGDESVELPSALKGMLNFANPDSVPGQVAATTVATATETLAHKYISGENIKQALKTIERLRKEKMAFTVDLLGEAVITEAEAQSYLERYLDLMQQLVEASKSWSPVPAIDLADGESLPKVQVSVKLTAFYSQFDPLDAKGSEERVSDRIRILLRRSQELGAAVHFDMEQYAYKDLTLSILKKILLEEEFRNRTDIGVTIQAYLRDSEQDVQDLIAWAKQRGYPVTIRLVKGAYWDQETIKASQKHWKQPVYNDKAATDANFEQLTELLLQNHQYVYSAIGSHNVRSQARAIAIAETLNVPRRCFEMQVLYGMGDKIAKALVDKGYRVRVYCPYGELLPGMAYLIRRLLENTANSSFLRQNMENRPVEELIAPPVVTEESNRRRTQPVADDESIIRVHQRSSAVNNQLFTGAADIDFSKEEERREVSEAFQSVREQLGKTYLPLINGEYVSTQQVIDSVNPSNFSEVVGQIGLMSVEQAEQAMQAAKAAFPAWRKTPAKERANILRKAADLMEQRRAELSAWIVLEVGKPVREADGEVSEAIDFFRYYALEMERLDEGYNYDVSGETNRYIYQPRGIVVVISPWNFPLAIATGMTVAALVAGNCTLLKPAETSSVIAAKLTEILVEAGIPKGVYQYVPGKGSQVGAYLVNHPATHVIAFTGSQEVGCRIYAEAAVLKPGQKHMKRVIAEMGGKNGIIVDESADLDQAVVGAVQSAFGYSGQKCSACSRVVVLESVYDTFVQRFVEATKSLNIGAAEHPITQVGPVIDANARDRIREYIEKGKAEAKIALELSAPDNGYFIGPVIFADVSPNAIIAQQEIFGPVVAVIKVKNFQEALAVANGTNYALTGGLYSRTPSHIQLAQEEYEVGNLYINRTITGAIVARQPFGGFKLSGVGSKAGGPDYLLQFLEPRTVTENIQRQGFAPIEGAE; the protein is encoded by the coding sequence GTGGTCTTACAAGTAAAAACCAGTACTTACGAAGCTAAAACCCAAGAAATCGCCAAGCAACTGCTAGCAGCAACCCAGGAAAGCCGTTCGTTCTTTGCTGCATTGCGAGACCAGATGCGCTGGGATGACAAGTTACTGGCTTGGGCGATGAGCAATCCTGGGTTACGGGTGCAGTTATTCCGCTTTATTGATACTCTTCCTGCTTTACGCAGCAAACCAGAAATTGCAGCCCACTTACAAGAATATCTAGGTGATGAGTCAGTAGAACTACCATCCGCCCTCAAGGGAATGCTCAACTTTGCTAACCCTGACTCTGTACCGGGACAAGTAGCTGCGACTACTGTTGCAACAGCAACAGAAACATTAGCTCATAAATATATTTCTGGAGAAAATATTAAACAGGCGCTCAAAACTATCGAGCGACTGCGGAAGGAAAAAATGGCTTTCACAGTCGATTTGCTGGGTGAAGCAGTCATTACGGAAGCAGAAGCACAGTCTTACTTGGAACGGTATCTGGACTTGATGCAACAACTGGTGGAAGCATCTAAGAGTTGGTCACCAGTTCCCGCAATTGATTTAGCGGATGGAGAATCTTTGCCAAAAGTCCAGGTTTCTGTCAAACTCACAGCGTTTTACTCTCAGTTTGACCCTCTTGATGCGAAAGGTAGTGAAGAACGAGTCAGCGATCGCATCCGCATTCTCTTGCGTCGTTCTCAAGAACTGGGTGCTGCGGTTCACTTTGATATGGAACAGTACGCCTACAAGGACTTAACTCTCAGCATCCTGAAAAAAATATTACTGGAAGAGGAATTTAGGAATCGAACCGATATTGGCGTAACAATTCAAGCCTACCTGCGCGATAGCGAGCAAGACGTGCAAGACTTGATTGCATGGGCTAAGCAGCGCGGTTACCCAGTGACCATCCGCTTGGTGAAAGGCGCATACTGGGACCAGGAAACTATCAAAGCCTCTCAAAAACACTGGAAACAACCTGTATATAACGACAAAGCAGCCACAGATGCTAACTTCGAGCAACTAACTGAATTATTGCTACAAAATCACCAATATGTGTATTCTGCAATTGGCAGTCATAACGTGCGCTCTCAAGCACGAGCTATAGCGATCGCAGAAACCTTAAACGTCCCCCGTCGTTGCTTTGAAATGCAAGTTCTCTACGGTATGGGTGACAAAATAGCTAAGGCTTTGGTTGATAAAGGATATCGGGTGAGAGTTTATTGTCCCTATGGAGAACTTTTACCGGGAATGGCGTATTTGATTCGTCGTTTGTTGGAAAACACGGCTAATAGTTCTTTCTTGCGGCAAAATATGGAGAACCGTCCGGTGGAAGAATTGATAGCACCCCCTGTTGTTACAGAAGAAAGTAACCGCAGACGAACGCAGCCCGTAGCAGATGATGAATCTATTATCCGCGTCCATCAGCGTTCATCTGCGGTTAATAATCAATTATTCACTGGTGCGGCTGATATTGATTTTTCCAAGGAGGAGGAAAGAAGGGAAGTGAGTGAAGCTTTTCAATCTGTGCGCGAGCAACTTGGTAAAACTTATTTACCTTTGATTAATGGCGAGTATGTCAGCACTCAACAGGTGATAGATTCTGTTAACCCTTCTAATTTTAGTGAGGTGGTTGGTCAGATTGGATTGATGAGTGTTGAACAAGCCGAACAAGCAATGCAAGCTGCAAAGGCTGCTTTTCCTGCTTGGCGCAAAACGCCTGCGAAGGAACGGGCTAATATCTTGCGGAAAGCCGCCGATTTAATGGAACAACGCCGTGCGGAACTTTCTGCTTGGATTGTTTTGGAAGTTGGGAAACCAGTGCGGGAAGCTGATGGTGAGGTTTCTGAGGCGATTGATTTTTTTCGCTATTATGCTCTGGAAATGGAACGGTTAGATGAGGGTTATAATTACGATGTTTCTGGGGAAACAAATCGTTATATTTATCAGCCTCGGGGAATTGTTGTGGTGATTTCTCCTTGGAATTTCCCATTGGCGATCGCAACGGGTATGACGGTTGCTGCTCTGGTTGCTGGTAATTGTACTCTCCTCAAACCTGCGGAAACATCTTCTGTCATTGCGGCGAAACTGACGGAAATTTTGGTGGAGGCTGGAATCCCTAAGGGTGTCTATCAATATGTACCAGGAAAGGGTTCTCAAGTGGGTGCTTATTTGGTGAATCATCCGGCTACTCATGTGATTGCTTTTACTGGTTCTCAAGAGGTTGGTTGTAGAATATACGCAGAAGCCGCAGTTCTTAAGCCCGGTCAAAAGCATATGAAACGAGTGATTGCTGAGATGGGTGGGAAGAATGGTATTATTGTGGATGAAAGTGCTGATTTAGACCAGGCTGTGGTTGGGGCTGTACAGTCGGCGTTTGGTTATAGCGGACAAAAGTGTTCTGCCTGTTCGCGGGTGGTGGTGCTGGAATCGGTGTATGATACGTTTGTACAGAGGTTTGTAGAAGCAACGAAATCTCTGAATATTGGTGCAGCGGAGCACCCGATCACGCAAGTTGGACCTGTGATTGATGCTAATGCTCGCGATCGCATCCGGGAATATATTGAAAAAGGTAAGGCTGAGGCAAAGATTGCTTTGGAATTGTCTGCACCGGATAATGGGTACTTTATTGGTCCTGTGATTTTTGCGGATGTTTCTCCAAATGCTATCATCGCTCAACAGGAAATTTTTGGTCCGGTTGTAGCGGTGATTAAGGTGAAGAATTTTCAGGAGGCGTTGGCTGTTGCTAATGGGACTAATTATGCCTTGACTGGTGGGCTTTATTCTAGAACTCCTTCGCACATTCAATTGGCTCAGGAAGAGTATGAGGTGGGAAATTTGTACATTAACCGCACGATTACGGGTGCTATTGTGGCTCGACAGCCGTTTGGCGGGTTTAAGCTTTCTGGTGTTGGCTCTAAGGCGGGGGGTCCTGATTATTTGCTGCAGTTTCTGGAACCGCGTACTGTGACGGAGAATATCCAGCGTCAGGGTTTTGCTCCTATTGAAGGGGCTGAATAA
- a CDS encoding DUF433 domain-containing protein, with protein sequence MQLEDYFEFFSPNDIRLKGTRVGIETILYDFIHRARTPEEITQTYPSLTLEQVYATILYYLHNKEFASKYVADWLEWNHEQLLAQHLNPSPAAIRMRKLRAEQKEKNQVNDTQLSA encoded by the coding sequence ATGCAACTAGAAGACTATTTTGAGTTCTTTTCGCCTAACGATATTCGTCTGAAAGGTACTAGAGTAGGTATTGAAACTATCCTTTATGATTTCATTCATCGTGCTCGTACTCCAGAAGAGATTACTCAAACTTATCCATCTCTCACCTTAGAGCAGGTATACGCTACGATTCTCTATTACTTACATAATAAAGAATTTGCGAGCAAGTATGTAGCTGACTGGTTAGAGTGGAATCACGAGCAACTTTTAGCGCAACATCTTAATCCTTCACCCGCTGCAATTCGTATGCGGAAACTGAGAGCAGAACAGAAAGAAAAAAATCAAGTCAATGACACTCAATTATCTGCTTGA
- a CDS encoding DUF5615 family PIN-like protein translates to MTLNYLLDENVDPNYKTQLTRLNANLIVWIVGEPSTPAKGTLDPEILLWCEKYGFVLVTNNRTSMPVHLAEHIAQNRHVPGIFILNPKLSMGQNIDELIFIAEAALENEYQDQIVHLPHTYTLGTV, encoded by the coding sequence ATGACACTCAATTATCTGCTTGACGAAAATGTAGACCCTAACTATAAAACTCAACTCACGCGACTTAATGCCAATTTAATAGTTTGGATAGTTGGTGAACCAAGTACTCCTGCAAAAGGAACATTAGATCCAGAAATCTTACTTTGGTGTGAAAAATATGGCTTTGTCTTAGTGACTAATAATCGTACATCAATGCCTGTTCATCTTGCCGAACACATTGCCCAAAATCGTCATGTTCCTGGCATTTTTATTCTCAATCCTAAATTAAGTATGGGGCAAAATATTGATGAATTGATTTTTATTGCTGAAGCAGCGTTAGAAAATGAGTATCAAGACCAAATTGTTCATTTACCCCATACCTACACCTTAGGAACCGTGTAA